Proteins from a genomic interval of Polaribacter sp. Q13:
- a CDS encoding YeiH family protein: MKDFISKTVYFLLVLITLLGFVNSPTALIIGFVYTIIFNNPFQTYSHKAIHYLLKISVVGLGFGMFIKETLATSKAGFGLTIYSILLTVTIGLLLTRILKIDLKLGHLITSGTAICGGSAIAAISSVIKAKSKNISIALGIVFLLNSIALFVFPAVGHFLNLTQEQFGLWCAIAIHDTSSVVGAALEYGEEALRIATTVKLSRTLWIIPLSIFSMFLFKTKGEKIKIPYFILLFIVAIMINSYHLLPEPTTKFIVLISKRLLLLTLFLVGSSISIKDLKSTGIKPIILALTLWIFISIFSLVYILN, from the coding sequence ATGAAAGATTTTATCTCAAAAACAGTTTACTTTCTTCTAGTACTAATTACCCTTTTAGGTTTTGTAAACAGCCCAACAGCATTAATAATTGGTTTTGTATATACCATAATTTTCAATAATCCATTCCAGACATATAGCCACAAAGCTATTCATTATTTACTAAAAATTTCTGTTGTGGGATTGGGCTTCGGAATGTTTATAAAAGAAACTTTAGCTACAAGTAAAGCAGGGTTTGGGCTAACTATTTATTCTATTCTATTAACGGTGACCATTGGTTTATTGTTAACGAGGATTTTAAAAATAGATTTAAAGTTAGGACATCTTATTACCTCTGGAACTGCAATTTGTGGAGGGAGTGCAATTGCTGCTATTTCATCTGTTATTAAAGCAAAAAGTAAAAATATAAGTATTGCTTTAGGAATTGTATTTTTATTAAACTCTATTGCATTGTTTGTATTTCCTGCAGTTGGGCATTTTCTAAACTTAACACAAGAGCAATTTGGTTTGTGGTGTGCAATTGCAATACACGATACAAGTTCTGTTGTTGGAGCTGCTTTAGAGTACGGAGAAGAAGCTTTGCGCATAGCGACTACCGTAAAACTATCTAGAACACTGTGGATTATTCCTTTATCAATTTTTTCAATGTTTCTTTTTAAAACAAAAGGAGAAAAAATTAAAATACCCTATTTTATTCTTCTATTTATTGTAGCTATTATGATAAATAGTTACCACCTTTTACCTGAACCAACTACTAAATTTATTGTTTTAATATCAAAACGATTGTTATTACTAACTTTATTTCTTGTAGGCTCTAGTATTTCTATAAAAGACTTAAAATCTACAGGAATAAAACCAATAATACTGGCACTTACACTGTGGATCTTTATTTCAATATTTTCGTTAGTCTATATATTAAATTAA
- a CDS encoding ZIP family metal transporter encodes MSYILLIVAVFIGSILVFIIKPSKKIVRLLLAFSGAYLLAVTILHLLPEVYSETTEYKKIGIFILVGIIIQSVLESFSKGAEHGHIHIHSDNKEFPTLLFVSLCIHSFSEGLPIHHSGDNLLWAIVVHKIPIAIVLTTFLIQTKYSKKITYLFLIVFALMSPLGLLLGDKITFFTTYATEITALIIGVFLHISTIILFEGSENHKFNLQKFIAIVLGVLLTVFTL; translated from the coding sequence ATGAGTTACATCTTATTAATAGTAGCTGTTTTTATTGGTTCTATCTTAGTTTTTATTATAAAACCAAGTAAAAAAATTGTGCGCTTATTATTAGCTTTTAGTGGCGCCTATTTATTAGCTGTTACTATTTTACATTTATTACCAGAAGTTTATTCTGAAACTACAGAATATAAAAAAATAGGTATTTTTATTTTAGTTGGAATTATTATTCAGTCTGTTTTAGAATCTTTTTCTAAGGGAGCAGAACATGGTCATATTCATATTCATTCTGATAACAAAGAATTCCCAACCTTGTTATTTGTTAGTTTATGCATCCATTCTTTTTCTGAAGGCTTACCTATTCATCATAGCGGTGATAACTTATTATGGGCTATTGTGGTTCATAAAATACCTATTGCCATTGTATTAACTACTTTTTTAATTCAGACGAAATATTCTAAAAAAATAACCTATCTTTTTTTAATTGTTTTTGCTTTAATGAGTCCTTTAGGGCTACTTTTAGGAGATAAAATTACTTTTTTTACAACGTATGCTACAGAAATAACGGCCTTAATTATTGGGGTGTTTTTACATATTTCTACCATCATCCTTTTTGAAGGCTCTGAAAACCATAAATTTAACTTACAGAAATTTATAGCTATCGTTTTAGGTGTTTTACTTACCGTTTTTACGTTGTAA
- a CDS encoding DUF6567 family protein, whose product MKKTFIIIAITAALTSCKTTSLYSGGYEQQNQTQTILSSSNFNVLGSFTGTATEKILTGNITNKEGIISRAKAKMLEEAKAAGVELIGSRALVNVSVDLIETKKRISATMTAEIIEFK is encoded by the coding sequence ATGAAAAAAACTTTTATTATAATAGCTATTACTGCAGCATTAACATCTTGCAAAACAACAAGCTTATATAGTGGCGGTTATGAACAACAAAATCAAACTCAAACAATTTTATCAAGTTCAAATTTTAATGTTTTAGGTAGTTTTACTGGTACTGCTACAGAAAAAATATTGACGGGAAACATAACTAATAAAGAAGGAATTATATCTAGAGCTAAAGCTAAAATGCTAGAAGAAGCAAAAGCTGCTGGTGTAGAATTAATTGGTAGTAGAGCTCTTGTAAATGTATCTGTTGATTTAATTGAAACTAAAAAAAGAATTTCAGCAACTATGACTGCAGAAATAATTGAATTTAAATAA
- a CDS encoding class I SAM-dependent RNA methyltransferase: MNKDFKMTATTLFGLEGVLAKELKELGAQDVKEGIRMVSFRGDTGFMYKANIALRTAVRILKPIKVCKIYDEEDLYEAIQKIKWENYLETEGTFAIGAVVNSKNFTSNSHYISLKSKDAIADYFRHKYSKRPNVDLDYPDLKVHIHIHKEWLTVSLDSSGDSLHKRGYRTATNIAPINEVLAAGMVLLSGYTGEENFIDPMCGSGTILIEAAMIANHIPANINRKLFAFENWKDYDEDLYFTIQESLLKKIRSSHFKIMGFDKAPSAVQKAQANVENANLDEFIGVHHVNFFNSKKEVFGNTTILFNPPYGERLNIDTEEFYKKIGDTLKNNYPGSTAWLITSDTDALKCVGLRTSKRIALKNGDLNCKFVKYDLYEGTRKFKERKEDTDTEVETETED; the protein is encoded by the coding sequence ATGAACAAAGATTTTAAAATGACGGCAACAACACTTTTCGGTTTAGAAGGTGTGTTGGCAAAAGAGTTGAAAGAACTAGGAGCACAAGATGTTAAAGAAGGTATTAGAATGGTTTCTTTTAGAGGAGACACCGGTTTTATGTACAAAGCAAATATTGCATTAAGAACGGCTGTAAGAATTTTAAAACCGATAAAAGTTTGTAAGATTTACGATGAAGAAGATTTGTATGAGGCAATTCAGAAAATTAAATGGGAAAACTATTTAGAAACTGAAGGTACTTTTGCTATCGGAGCCGTAGTAAATTCTAAGAATTTTACGTCAAACTCACATTATATTTCTTTAAAATCTAAAGATGCTATTGCAGATTATTTTAGACATAAATATAGTAAAAGACCCAATGTAGATTTAGATTACCCAGATTTAAAAGTACATATTCACATACATAAAGAGTGGTTAACCGTTTCTTTAGATTCATCGGGAGATTCTTTACATAAAAGAGGTTATAGAACCGCTACTAATATTGCACCTATAAACGAAGTTTTGGCTGCTGGTATGGTTTTATTATCTGGTTATACTGGCGAAGAAAACTTTATAGACCCAATGTGTGGTTCTGGTACCATTTTAATTGAAGCTGCCATGATTGCTAATCATATTCCGGCAAACATCAACAGAAAATTATTCGCTTTTGAGAATTGGAAAGATTATGATGAAGACTTGTATTTTACCATTCAAGAATCATTATTAAAGAAAATCCGTTCTTCTCATTTTAAAATTATGGGATTTGATAAAGCACCATCTGCAGTACAAAAAGCACAGGCAAATGTAGAAAATGCTAATTTAGATGAGTTTATTGGTGTGCATCACGTTAACTTTTTTAATTCTAAAAAAGAAGTTTTTGGTAACACTACCATATTATTCAATCCGCCATATGGCGAGCGTTTAAATATAGATACCGAAGAATTTTATAAGAAAATAGGAGATACGCTTAAAAACAATTACCCTGGCTCTACAGCTTGGTTAATTACATCGGATACAGACGCTTTAAAATGTGTAGGACTAAGAACTTCTAAAAGAATAGCCCTTAAAAACGGAGATTTAAACTGTAAGTTTGTGAAGTACGATTTGTACGAAGGAACTCGTAAATTTAAAGAACGTAAAGAAGATACTGATACAGAAGTAGAAACAGAAACGGAAGATTAG
- the tatC gene encoding twin-arginine translocase subunit TatC, producing MAEKQKEMSFLGHLEELRWHLVRSAAAIFIIAIVLFVFQKEVYENFLLAHRKPDFITYRLFCDFFTYFGFDSSFCNVEFNDHLISLKPTQQLMNSIWSSFILGIILSFPYLLWEIWRFVSPGLTKNEVNKSRGFIFAASFLFFCGIAFSFYVIAPISIHFLYNYQITDLIQNNFTLDSHIGLVTNMLLGVSILFELPVLIYFLTKIGLVTPEFLKKYRKHALVVVLILAAIITPPDVASQVIVSIPILILYEVSIRVSKIVIKKQQKDAR from the coding sequence ATGGCAGAAAAACAAAAAGAAATGTCCTTTTTAGGTCATTTAGAAGAATTAAGATGGCACTTGGTAAGAAGTGCTGCCGCAATATTTATTATTGCTATTGTATTATTTGTGTTTCAAAAAGAAGTCTATGAAAACTTTTTATTAGCCCACAGAAAACCAGATTTTATAACCTATCGACTATTTTGTGACTTTTTCACCTATTTTGGTTTTGATAGTAGCTTTTGTAATGTTGAATTTAATGACCACCTTATTAGTTTAAAGCCAACCCAACAGTTAATGAACTCTATTTGGTCTTCATTTATATTGGGTATTATTTTGTCTTTTCCATATCTTTTATGGGAAATTTGGCGATTTGTATCTCCTGGTTTAACTAAAAATGAAGTAAATAAATCTAGAGGATTTATTTTTGCAGCTTCTTTTCTTTTTTTCTGTGGTATTGCTTTTAGCTTTTATGTTATTGCGCCAATTTCTATACACTTTTTGTATAACTATCAAATTACAGATTTAATTCAGAATAACTTTACACTAGACTCACATATCGGACTTGTTACCAATATGTTACTTGGAGTATCCATTTTATTTGAGTTACCTGTATTAATTTACTTTTTAACAAAAATTGGCTTGGTAACGCCAGAGTTTTTAAAGAAATATAGAAAACATGCTTTGGTGGTTGTATTAATTTTAGCAGCAATTATTACACCTCCAGATGTTGCTAGTCAAGTAATCGTATCGATTCCTATTCTTATTTTATATGAAGTGAGTATTAGAGTTTCAAAAATTGTAATAAAAAAACAGCAAAAAGATGCACGATAA
- the yidC gene encoding membrane protein insertase YidC codes for MEQKKFDINSFIGMVLLGGILLYWINTNKPDETIDTPTNTEQVVETTNNTTNTLTENTPVFENDSLKQVAFTDKLGAFAQSAINGKEGTSVLENELVKLIISNKGGQIIEAEIKNYKTYDSLPLYMIKNKNASFNINFGTTDSRILNTKDLFFEPTITKNGENTVVSMKLKVSNTQFLEYRYEIKPKNYMVNFVVRSQGLNSVINSSNPINLNWSLDGYRHEQSLYTENTMYSHLYYKTEDEVDHLNAGKSEVINDVDWVSYKQHFFMSNLLTDTPFNNATITSTELVKNEEIDSIFTKRYELKTPLELTNGELNYNMKWFYGPSDYNLLKTFKGTDLDQTADLGWGIFGFLNRNVFYPVFNFLKGFLSNYGLIIILMTVVVRIIMSPLVYKSYLSSAKMKVIRPELTALNDKYPGKENAMKRQQETMAIQRKAGVSMLSGCIPALLQMPVFFALFKFFPTNLALRQQSFLWAPDLSSYDIIYNLPFKIPVYGNHVSLFPILASVAIFFYMKMNQSQQANMQAPTQEGMPDMGKMMKYMIYFSPIMMLVFFNRYASGLSLYYFVSNLLTITIMLVIKHYVIDEAKIHAQIEENKKKPEKKKSKFRQKIDSAMKQAQDQQAAQQKKGKK; via the coding sequence ATGGAACAAAAAAAATTCGATATCAATTCTTTTATTGGAATGGTACTATTAGGAGGTATTTTATTATACTGGATTAACACTAACAAACCAGATGAAACAATTGATACTCCTACGAATACAGAGCAAGTTGTAGAAACTACAAACAATACAACTAATACTTTAACAGAAAACACACCTGTTTTTGAAAATGACTCTTTAAAACAAGTTGCTTTTACAGATAAGTTAGGCGCATTTGCACAAAGTGCGATTAATGGAAAAGAAGGAACTTCTGTTCTAGAAAACGAATTGGTTAAATTAATTATTAGTAACAAAGGAGGACAAATTATAGAGGCTGAAATTAAGAATTATAAAACCTATGATTCCTTGCCTTTATACATGATAAAGAATAAGAACGCCTCTTTTAATATTAATTTTGGAACTACAGATAGTAGAATTTTAAATACTAAAGATTTATTCTTTGAGCCAACCATTACTAAAAATGGAGAAAACACTGTTGTTTCTATGAAGCTAAAAGTGTCTAACACTCAATTTCTTGAATATAGATATGAAATAAAACCAAAAAATTACATGGTTAATTTTGTGGTTCGTTCTCAAGGTTTAAACTCGGTTATTAACTCTTCTAACCCAATTAATTTAAATTGGTCTTTAGATGGTTACAGACATGAACAAAGTTTATACACAGAAAACACCATGTATTCTCATCTTTATTATAAAACAGAAGATGAAGTAGATCATTTAAACGCTGGCAAATCTGAAGTTATTAACGATGTTGACTGGGTTTCTTACAAACAACATTTTTTTATGTCTAATTTATTAACGGATACCCCTTTTAATAATGCAACTATAACTTCTACTGAATTAGTTAAAAATGAGGAAATTGATAGTATTTTTACAAAACGTTATGAGTTAAAGACACCTTTAGAATTAACGAACGGAGAATTAAATTATAATATGAAATGGTTTTACGGCCCTAGTGATTATAATTTATTAAAAACTTTTAAAGGTACAGATTTAGATCAAACAGCAGATTTAGGATGGGGAATTTTTGGCTTCTTAAACAGAAACGTATTCTACCCTGTTTTTAATTTCTTAAAAGGATTTTTATCTAACTATGGATTAATTATTATTTTAATGACCGTTGTTGTTAGAATTATCATGTCTCCATTAGTATATAAGTCTTATTTATCAAGTGCAAAAATGAAGGTGATTAGACCAGAATTAACAGCCTTAAATGATAAATATCCAGGTAAAGAAAACGCAATGAAGCGTCAGCAAGAAACCATGGCTATTCAGCGAAAAGCTGGTGTTAGTATGTTATCTGGTTGTATACCCGCACTATTACAAATGCCTGTATTCTTTGCATTGTTTAAATTTTTTCCAACAAACTTAGCTTTAAGACAACAAAGCTTTTTATGGGCACCAGATTTATCTTCTTACGATATTATCTATAACTTACCTTTTAAGATTCCTGTTTACGGAAATCACGTAAGTTTATTTCCTATACTAGCTTCTGTTGCAATTTTCTTTTACATGAAAATGAACCAAAGTCAGCAAGCAAACATGCAAGCACCTACGCAAGAAGGAATGCCAGACATGGGGAAAATGATGAAGTATATGATTTACTTCTCTCCTATTATGATGTTAGTTTTCTTTAACCGTTATGCAAGTGGATTAAGTTTATACTACTTTGTTTCTAACCTGTTAACGATTACTATTATGTTAGTAATTAAACACTACGTAATTGATGAAGCTAAAATTCATGCTCAGATAGAGGAAAACAAAAAGAAACCGGAAAAAAAGAAAAGTAAATTCCGTCAAAAAATAGATTCTGCTATGAAACAAGCGCAAGATCAACAAGCTGCACAACAGAAAAAAGGAAAAAAATAA
- a CDS encoding SIS domain-containing protein, with the protein MKKTNTIINTAKETILTESNAIANLANLIDADFEEAVKFILNSNGRVIVTGIGKSANIATKIVATLNSTGTPAIFMHAADAIHGDLGNVQKDDVVICLSKSGNTPEIKVLVPFIKNYGNKIVAITGNVDSYLGEHADFTLNAYVEKEACPNNLAPTTSTTAQLVLGDALAVCLLNLRGFTSKDFAKYHPGGALGKRLYLRVSDLVENNEVPKVNETDTIVKVIVEISEKRLGVTAVMNNDKLVGIITDGDIRRMLSKTTEISKITAKDIMGKNPKTIDKDAMAIDALNTMEKNSITQMLVVDDKNKYVGVVHLHDLIKEGIF; encoded by the coding sequence TTGAAAAAGACAAACACAATTATAAATACTGCCAAAGAAACTATTTTAACAGAGAGTAATGCTATTGCTAATTTAGCAAATTTAATTGACGCTGACTTTGAAGAAGCCGTTAAATTTATTTTAAATTCGAATGGAAGGGTAATTGTAACCGGAATTGGTAAAAGTGCAAACATTGCTACCAAAATAGTTGCTACCTTAAACTCTACTGGTACGCCGGCAATTTTTATGCATGCTGCAGATGCCATTCATGGAGATTTAGGAAACGTACAAAAAGACGATGTTGTTATTTGTCTTTCTAAAAGTGGAAATACTCCAGAAATTAAGGTTCTAGTTCCTTTCATAAAAAATTATGGAAACAAAATAGTAGCTATTACAGGTAATGTAGATTCCTATTTAGGAGAACATGCAGATTTTACCTTAAATGCTTATGTAGAAAAAGAAGCCTGTCCTAATAACTTAGCACCAACAACTAGTACAACTGCTCAATTAGTTTTGGGTGATGCATTGGCTGTTTGTTTATTAAATTTGCGTGGTTTTACCAGTAAAGATTTTGCTAAATATCATCCAGGAGGCGCTTTAGGTAAGCGTTTATATTTAAGAGTTTCTGATTTAGTTGAAAACAATGAAGTACCTAAAGTAAATGAAACAGATACCATTGTAAAGGTAATAGTTGAAATTTCTGAAAAAAGATTAGGAGTTACAGCTGTGATGAATAATGACAAGTTAGTTGGAATTATTACAGATGGTGATATTAGAAGAATGCTTTCTAAGACCACCGAAATTTCTAAAATTACAGCAAAAGATATTATGGGTAAAAACCCTAAAACCATAGATAAAGACGCCATGGCAATTGACGCTCTAAATACTATGGAAAAAAACAGTATTACCCAAATGTTAGTTGTTGATGATAAAAACAAATATGTTGGAGTTGTACATTTACATGATTTAATTAAAGAAGGGATTTTCTAA
- a CDS encoding methyltransferase domain-containing protein translates to MKQKDWFTDWFNTPYYHTLYKERNDDEAQLFMKNITSFLNLPKTTHILDLPCGKGRHSVFLNSLGYTVTGGDLAENSINSAKKFENDTLKFNVHDMRKPFHHTYDAVFNLFTSFGYFDDDKEDILILENIKKGLNKNGFFVFDFLNAEKVKLNLVTNETKIVDNITFKIKREIKDGFILKHISFFADGEEHSYTEQVKYLDLAKMTTFFNKVGFTITSVFGDYNLNTFKGNTSDRLIIIAK, encoded by the coding sequence ATGAAACAGAAAGATTGGTTTACAGATTGGTTTAACACCCCTTATTATCACACATTATACAAAGAAAGAAACGATGATGAGGCTCAATTGTTTATGAAAAATATTACCTCTTTTTTAAACTTGCCAAAAACAACGCATATTTTAGATTTACCTTGCGGTAAAGGGCGTCATTCTGTATTTTTGAATTCTTTGGGCTATACAGTTACTGGGGGTGATTTGGCAGAAAATAGTATAAATTCTGCTAAAAAATTCGAAAATGATACGTTAAAATTTAATGTGCATGACATGCGCAAACCTTTTCATCATACCTACGATGCTGTTTTTAATCTGTTTACAAGTTTTGGCTATTTTGATGATGATAAGGAAGATATTTTAATTCTAGAAAACATTAAAAAAGGTTTAAATAAAAATGGTTTTTTTGTATTTGATTTTTTAAATGCAGAAAAAGTAAAACTAAATTTAGTAACTAATGAAACAAAGATTGTAGATAATATTACTTTTAAAATTAAAAGAGAGATTAAAGATGGATTTATCTTAAAGCATATTTCTTTTTTTGCTGATGGTGAAGAGCATTCTTACACAGAACAAGTAAAATATTTAGATCTTGCTAAAATGACTACCTTCTTTAATAAAGTTGGTTTTACTATTACATCCGTTTTTGGAGATTACAATTTAAATACATTTAAAGGAAACACTTCCGATCGATTAATTATTATTGCAAAATGA
- a CDS encoding LysR family transcriptional regulator, which yields MKTKLHIFKVVAKHLSFTKAAEQLYLSQPAISKSIKNLEQEFKTTLFIRKRNSIELTTEGKSFLIYTNKILAIYAEMDEKFLHKKDDLPNFINFGVSTTLSNYIIPKVIAKFRTQFPQTKFNIISNNSENIEALILNEEIDFGITEGSISNPKLHFEKFIKDEIVLVTNANNNTFQKRNIDIETLQKIPMIEREKGSGTKVIIDSFLLNHKIKKLNSVVSFNSTEAIKNYLYNSDHYALLSIHSISDDLMSNKLKIIDIKDLSIERWFYFVNRTGYLSNTFDYFKKFTRNSYNF from the coding sequence ATGAAAACCAAATTACATATATTTAAAGTTGTAGCTAAACATTTAAGTTTTACAAAAGCTGCTGAGCAATTATATCTTTCTCAGCCTGCCATATCTAAGTCCATTAAAAATTTAGAGCAAGAGTTTAAAACCACCTTATTTATAAGAAAAAGAAACTCGATTGAATTGACAACTGAAGGAAAATCTTTTCTTATTTATACGAATAAAATATTAGCCATTTATGCAGAAATGGACGAAAAATTTCTTCATAAAAAAGATGATTTACCAAATTTTATCAACTTTGGTGTAAGCACCACCTTGTCTAACTACATTATTCCTAAAGTAATAGCCAAATTTAGAACGCAATTTCCTCAAACAAAATTTAACATCATAAGCAATAATTCTGAAAATATTGAAGCCTTAATTTTAAATGAAGAAATAGATTTTGGAATTACAGAAGGAAGTATATCAAACCCTAAATTACATTTTGAGAAATTTATTAAAGACGAAATTGTACTTGTAACAAATGCAAATAATAATACTTTTCAAAAAAGGAATATTGATATAGAAACGCTGCAAAAAATCCCCATGATTGAAAGAGAAAAGGGTTCTGGAACAAAAGTAATTATAGATAGCTTCCTTTTAAATCATAAAATTAAAAAACTTAATTCTGTTGTGTCTTTTAATAGTACGGAAGCCATTAAAAATTATTTATACAATTCAGACCATTACGCCCTACTCTCTATCCATTCTATTTCTGACGATTTGATGAGTAATAAACTGAAAATAATAGACATTAAAGATTTAAGTATTGAAAGGTGGTTCTATTTTGTAAATAGAACTGGATACCTTTCTAATACTTTTGATTATTTTAAAAAATTTACCCGAAACAGCTATAACTTTTAG
- a CDS encoding ATP-dependent DNA helicase RecQ: MDLYTPLKKFFGFNKFKGLQEQVIKSIVENNNTFVIMPTGGGKSLCYQLPALMAEGTAIVVSPLIALMKNQVDAIRGISEHNGVAHVLNSSLNKTEVAQVKEDIANGITKLLYVAPESLIKEEYVTFLRTQKISFVAIDEAHCISEWGHDFRPEYRNLKHIIKAIDNVPVICLTATATEKVQEDILKTLGIPDANRFKASFNRPNLFYEVRPKTKEVEKDIIRFVKQRMGKSGIIYCLSRKKVEEVAQILQVNGIKAVPYHAGLDAKTRVKHQDMFLMEDCDVVVATIAFGMGIDKPDVRFVIHHDIPKSLESYYQETGRAGRDDGEGYCLAFYAYKDIEKLEKFMASKPIAEQEIGHALLQEVVGYAETSMNRRKYLLHYFGEEFDAEKGDGADMDDNSRNPKKKHEAKEDVQLLLKVIKNTLQKYKSKEIVNTIVGKENALLTSHKTHLQPFFGSGKDKSPLYWMALIRQVLVVNYIKKEIEQYGVVKLTEKGAEFIKKPTSFMMTEDHSYNEENDNTIITNAKSSGGVADDKLVKLLKDLRKRVASKQGVPPFAVFQDPSLDDMALKYPITLAELSTVHGVGEGKARKFGKDFVKLIATYVEENDILRPDDLIVKSTGTNSGLKLFIIQNTDKKLPLEDISKSKGLEMSELIKEMEVIIFSGTKLNIDYALDDLLDEDQQEEIHDYFMDAETDNIQEALDEFDGDYDEDELRLMRIKFINEVAN; encoded by the coding sequence ATGGATTTATATACCCCTCTAAAAAAGTTCTTTGGATTTAATAAATTTAAAGGTCTCCAAGAGCAAGTGATTAAAAGTATTGTTGAAAATAATAACACTTTTGTAATAATGCCAACAGGTGGAGGGAAATCACTTTGTTATCAGCTACCTGCTTTAATGGCAGAAGGAACTGCTATTGTAGTTTCTCCATTAATTGCTTTAATGAAAAATCAAGTAGATGCAATTAGGGGGATTTCTGAACATAATGGTGTGGCGCATGTTTTAAATTCATCTTTGAATAAAACAGAAGTAGCTCAAGTTAAAGAAGATATTGCTAATGGAATTACAAAATTATTGTATGTAGCACCAGAATCTTTAATAAAAGAAGAATATGTTACTTTTTTAAGAACGCAAAAAATTTCTTTTGTAGCTATTGATGAAGCGCATTGTATTTCTGAGTGGGGACACGATTTTAGACCTGAATACAGAAATTTAAAACACATTATTAAAGCCATAGATAATGTGCCTGTTATTTGTTTAACAGCAACAGCAACAGAAAAAGTACAAGAAGATATTTTAAAAACTTTAGGAATTCCGGATGCAAATAGGTTTAAAGCGTCTTTTAATAGACCTAATTTATTTTATGAGGTAAGACCTAAAACAAAAGAAGTAGAAAAAGATATTATTCGTTTTGTGAAACAAAGAATGGGTAAATCTGGAATTATTTACTGCTTAAGCAGGAAAAAAGTTGAAGAAGTTGCTCAGATCTTGCAAGTAAACGGTATTAAAGCTGTTCCGTATCATGCAGGTTTAGATGCAAAAACTAGAGTGAAGCATCAGGATATGTTTCTAATGGAAGACTGTGATGTAGTAGTTGCTACGATTGCTTTTGGAATGGGAATTGACAAACCAGATGTTCGTTTTGTGATACATCATGATATACCTAAAAGTTTAGAAAGTTATTATCAAGAAACCGGACGTGCAGGGCGTGATGATGGAGAAGGATATTGTTTGGCTTTCTATGCATATAAAGATATAGAAAAGTTAGAAAAATTTATGGCGAGTAAGCCAATTGCAGAACAAGAAATTGGGCATGCATTATTACAAGAAGTGGTTGGTTATGCAGAAACGTCTATGAATAGACGTAAATATTTACTGCATTATTTTGGAGAAGAGTTTGATGCTGAAAAAGGTGATGGAGCAGATATGGATGATAACTCTAGAAATCCTAAGAAAAAACACGAAGCCAAAGAAGATGTACAACTTTTATTAAAAGTTATAAAAAATACCTTACAAAAGTATAAATCTAAGGAAATTGTAAATACGATTGTAGGAAAAGAAAATGCCCTATTAACATCACATAAAACACATTTACAACCCTTTTTTGGAAGCGGAAAAGATAAATCTCCTCTTTATTGGATGGCTTTAATTAGACAGGTTTTGGTGGTAAATTATATAAAGAAAGAGATAGAGCAATATGGCGTTGTTAAATTGACAGAAAAAGGAGCGGAATTTATAAAGAAACCTACTTCTTTTATGATGACGGAAGATCATTCTTATAATGAAGAAAATGATAATACGATCATAACAAATGCTAAATCTTCTGGGGGTGTTGCAGATGATAAGTTGGTAAAATTATTAAAAGATTTACGTAAAAGGGTAGCTTCGAAACAAGGAGTACCTCCATTTGCTGTTTTTCAAGATCCATCATTAGATGATATGGCATTGAAATATCCAATTACTTTAGCAGAACTTTCGACAGTTCATGGAGTAGGTGAAGGGAAGGCAAGAAAATTTGGTAAAGATTTTGTGAAACTAATAGCTACTTATGTAGAAGAAAATGATATTCTAAGACCAGATGATTTAATTGTAAAAAGTACCGGTACAAACTCTGGATTAAAGCTTTTTATTATTCAGAATACCGATAAAAAATTACCTTTAGAAGATATCTCTAAATCAAAAGGACTTGAAATGAGTGAGTTGATAAAAGAGATGGAAGTTATTATTTTTTCTGGAACCAAATTAAATATAGATTATGCTTTAGACGATTTGTTAGATGAAGATCAGCAAGAAGAAATTCATGATTATTTTATGGACGCAGAAACAGATAACATACAAGAAGCTCTAGATGAATTTGATGGAGATTATGATGAAGATGAGTTGCGCTTAATGCGAATTAAATTTATAAATGAAGTGGCTAATTAA